The following are encoded together in the Lactuca sativa cultivar Salinas chromosome 1, Lsat_Salinas_v11, whole genome shotgun sequence genome:
- the LOC128128402 gene encoding uncharacterized protein LOC128128402, which produces MWLGAVHLIRSGSKGDKATVSAINYTDIPHTQVGNKCLMDKSWISPSRLSNAYDEDVIPCPCVNCINLCHHSIDNVRYHLFAHGFDENYKIWSFHGEKQPNSDSRCPNNSIPPDAIYTKYMLHDAFKYIDDEPDSLKSLLEECDKPLYVGSKYNALSGLLKFQHLKGQFGWSDASVDALLSVLKDILPSNNTIPSSIYESKKLLKGVGLQYEKIHACENDCVLFWKEHKDASHCPTCGTSRWKKNSKNVPSKVLWYFPIIPRFRRMFSIPQIAHDLTWHAQGRVNSGKLTHPRDTPSWKLVDNTWKEFGQEKRNLRLALSADGINPHKSLSSKHSCWPVILITYNLPPYLCMSRKFMMLTLLISVPNQPGNNIDVYLAPLIEDLKLLWETGVETFDSHKKEYFNLRAILLWTISDFPTYGNLSGCVTKGYYACPICSKNTCSQWLPKYKKVCFLGHRRFLPLEHPFRKRKKHFNNQQEHNFMPQPSSGEEIYDYLAGFETTCGKKIKPKKVVSKKVGSKKIKLKKIKSRKGASKKETPKKEKTKKKKESIDERSKFWHKKSIFFELEYWKKLPVRHQLDLMHIEKKCDRECLWDSVEFASQDEGWIKSTTRS; this is translated from the exons ATCAG GCTCAAAGGGTGATAAAGCAACAGTTTCTGCTATAAATTACACTGATATTCCACATACTCAG GTTGGCAACAAATGTTTAATGGATAAATCATGGATTTCCCCTAGTAGATTATCAAATGCATATGATGAAG ATGTTATTCCATGCCCTTGTGTAAATTGCATCAATTTGTGTCACCACTCAATTGACAATGTTCGTTATCATTTGTTTGCCCACGGCTTCGATGAGAATTATAAGATTTGGTCTTTCCATGGAGAAAAACAACCCAATAGTGATTCTAGATGCCCTAACAATTCCATTCCGCCTGATGCTATTTATACAAAGTATATGCTTCATGATGCCTTCAAATACATAGACGATGAACCTGATTCGTTGAAATCACTTCTTGAAGAGTGTGATAAGCCACTTTATGTAGGGTCAAAGTATAATGCACTTAGTGGATTATTGAAATTCCAACATTTGAAGGGTCAATTTGGATGGTCTGATGCTAGTGTTGATGCTTTGTTGTCTGTCCTAAAAGATATCTTACCATCAAACAATACCATCCCTAGCTCGATATATGAGTCCAAGAAGTTGCTAAAAGGAGTAGGTCTACAATATGAGAAGATTCATGCATGTGAAAATGATTGTGTTCTATTCTGGAAAGAACATAAAGATGCTTCTCATTGTCCAACTTGTGGCACTTCTCGTTGGAAGAAGAATTCCAAAAACGTACCTTCAAAAGTTTTGTGGTATTTTCCTATCATCCCTAGATTTAGAAGAATGTTTTCAATACCACAAATTGCACATGACTTAACTTGGCATGCACAAGGTCGGGTCAATAGTGGGAAGCTTACTCATCCTCGCGATACCCCTTCTTGGAAGCTTGTTGATAACACGTGGAAAGAATTCGGACAGGAAAAACGAAATCTTAGATTAGCCTTGTCTGCTGATGGTATCAATCCACACAAGTCATTAAGTTCCAAGCATAGTTGTTGGCCAgttatcctaataacatataatctACCCCCTTATTTATGTATGTCAAGAAAATTCATGATGTTGACTCTGTTGATATCCGTGCCAAACCAACCTGGTAACAATATTGATGTCTACTTGGCACCATTGATAGAAGATCTAAAGCTCTTGTGGGAAACTGGCGTTGAGACTTTTGATTCTCATAAGAAAGAATACTTCAATTTAAGAGCAATATTACTTTGGACTATAAGTGATTTTCCCACGTATGGTAATCTTTCGGGGTGTGTTACCAAAGGTTATTATGCTTGTCCAATATGTTCAAAGAATACTTGTTCACAATGGTTGCCAAAGTACAAAAAAGTATGCTTCCTTGGGCATAGAAGATTCCTACCACTTGAACATCCTTTTCgcaaaagaaaaaaacatttcaaCAATCAACAGGAGCACAATTTTATGCCACAACCATCATCAGGTGAAGAGATTTATGACTATTTGGCGGGATTTGAGACTACATGCGGTAAGAAGATAAAGCCAAAGAAGGTAGTATCAAAGAAGGTAGGATCAAAGAAGATAAAGTTAAAGAAGATAAAGTCAAGGAAGGGAGCGTCAAAGAAGGAAACGCCAAAGAAGGAAAAgacaaagaagaaaaaagaaagtaTCGACGAGAGATCTAAATTTTGGCATAAAAAGTCGATTTTTTTTGAACTTGAATATTGGAAGAAGTTGCCTGTTCGTCATCAGTTAGATCTCATGCACATAGAAAAAAAATGTGACCGAGAGTGTTTATGGGACAGCGTTGAATTTGCCTCACAAGACGAAGGATGGATTAAAAGCACGACAAGATCTTGA